A segment of the Methylomonas paludis genome:
ATTGCGGTGCTGGATTTTGAATTGAATGATATTACATCCTTACCCAATACGCCTGCCGAACGACAACGTACTGCCGGTTTTGCACCCTTGTTGATTAGTACTTTAAATGCCGGCTCGCATTTCACGGCGCTGAGTGTGGCTGCTGCCAGTCAACAGCAGGCCAATGCCGGTTTTGGCTATTTGTTCCGCTATCCTGAGCAAGCCGCGCCATTAGGCCAGATGAATCAGGCTGACTGGGTTATCGTGGCCCAACACAGTAAACCGAGTTTTCTGTACAGCGAACTTTGGGTGTATCTGGTTGAAGTAAAAACCGGCAAGACTCTGACCAGTTATCATATTGAATTGAAGGGCAATCACGACAAGGTTTCCCAGCGGGCGATTACAGCATTGGCGGCAAAAATTGAGACTACCCTGGCCGGCGGCGGTTGAGCAAAGGGGAGTTTTGGTGGCCGGCGAAGCCAGCCACCATGACTAACCCCGTAGTAAAGCTATCACCCAAAGTACGGTTAAATCGGTTTTCAGTGGTACATGCGCTATTTGCAGATCAGGCAAAACTATCAGCCACCAAACTGCGATAGACGCTTTTGGCATAATTGGCTTCCAGTTGCGGCTGGTTGCTGATGCCATTAAGGGCACTAACACCGCCAGCACTCGGCACAGCGGCAATTTTGCGCTCTGTTGACAGTTGGTAAACACCAGCCACAGAGATTCCGTGTTCTGGCGTGACCAGACTATAGCAGGTGTTCAGCCATTGGGCTTCCGGCAACGGCTGCTGGTTAAGCAGACTGACTACCGCCAAGGCACACACTTTGGCTTCTGAATTTGCCGCAAATGCGGATTTGGGAATGGGTGCGTAATTGGCCGCATCGCCAATGATGTGGATATTGTCCTGAAATGTCGATAGTCCGCTTTGCGGCGCTACCGGACACCAGCCGCCGGCATCGGTAAGCTCGGTCTGGCGTGCAATCAGGCCGGCCTGTTGCGGCGGGATGATGTTAAGCACCTGAGCCTGAAATTTATCGCCAAAATAGGTCTCCAGGGTAGCGGTTTTGGCATCCAGCCCGATAATGGGGTTATCAGTGAGGGCGTGCCATTCGATCAGGCTATTAGCGCTGCCGTAACCAAAATACTTAGCCCAACCGGCTTCAAACAGTTTTTGTTTGGAAAAACTGGTTTTGGCATCCAGGATGATGAGCTTGGCACGTGGGTTATGCTGTTTTAACCAACACGCTATCATGCTGGCCCGTTCGTACGGTCCGGGTGGGCAACGATAAGGGTCGGCAGGAACGGTGATGACCACCAGCCCACCGGCAGGCATGGCCTGCAGTTGTTGTTGCAATAACCGGGTTTGCCGGCCGGCCTGCCAGGCATGTGGAAATTTATCGGCTAATTCCTGGTTATAACCGGGCAACCTATCCCAATGAAAATCGATACCAGGGGCCATGATCAACCGGTCGTAAGTGATGCTTTGCTGATCGGCCAACAGCACCCGGCGGCGCGTGGTGTCGACGCTGGTTACACTACTGCTGACGACTTGCACACCATATTGGCTGGTGAGCGCCTGATAATCGACGCTTAAGTCCTGCAGTCCCACCATACCGGCAAACAGCCAGTTACTGGCTGGACAAGTGATGTATTTGGCTTTGGGTTCGATCAAAATGACTTTGATGCTGTTATCCAGCAAGCGGATGTATTTGGCTACGGTTGCGCCGCCAAATCCGCCGCCGATCACTACCACCTGTGCCGGGGCAGCAGTTTTGCTAAGCCCACTGCAGGCACTCAGGCTGATCAAGCCGGAAGCAGCAGCCCATTTTAAAAATTGGCGGCGGGATTGCGAAATCATGGTTTAGTGCCGACCAAGGTATTCTGCTACTGCGTTTAATTGGGCATCACTATAGCCCTTGGCGATGCGAGGCATCAAGGTGGCCGGAATGCGGTCGTATTTAAAATCCAGTAATTTGCTGCTAAGTTGGGCGGCTGTCAAGCTAGGCAGACTGCTCAGCACCGGTTCGGTCGCGGCACTGTTATGGCAATTGCGACAGTTGTTGGCTATACCGGCGCTGCTAAGTTCCGCCTGACTGAACCGGCTCAGGCTGCTGACGATACAGAATAGGATTAGGCGTTTCATGTGGCTAAGCTGAGTATTTTAGGTTATCGCACATGATGCATTGATCGCTAATGCATGTTAGACCAGATTCAAACTACCGGCTTAGCCGCGAGTTGTTTTTGACGGAAGGTTTCGTATAACAGAATGCCGGCGGCTACCGATACATTTAAGCTTTCCACCTGGCCTACCATCGGAATTTTGACCAGAAAATCGCAGTGCTGGCGGGTTAAATGCCGCATACCGGTGCCTTCTGTACCCATGACAATAGCTATCGGCATATCAAGTTTTAATTGGTACAGGGTTTGCTCGGCTTCGCCGGCGGCGCCGATGATCCAGATATTCTGTTCTTTTAGCCAGCGCAAAACTCTGGCCAGATTAGTCACTTGATAAACAGGTACAGTTTCTGCGGCGCCGCTGGCGACTTTGCAGACCGTGGGAGTGATGCTGGCGGAATTATCCTTGGTGATAATGACACCGTGTGCGCCAACGGCATCGGCGGTGCGCAGGCAGGCACCAAGATTATGCGGATCTTGCACCTGATCCAACACCAGATAGAAGGGCGTGGCGGTGAGAGCGGCGACGTCTTGTTTTAACTGGTCTTCACTGCGCATGGCCGGCAGTTCAACGCTGATGACTATACCCTGATGGTTTTTGCCGTCAGCCAGACGATCCAGTTTTTTGCGGTCGGCTTTTTCGGGTTTGAGTCCTAACGCGGCCAGTTCGTCCAGCACTTGTTTTAAGCGGGCATCCAGACGATTTTCGTCTACCAGTACCCGTTGAATTTTTTGTGGGGAATACTCCAACGCTGCCTGAACAGCGTGGATACCGAAAAGCTGTGTGGTCATGATGAGCGGCGTTTCTTGGCTTTGGCTTTGTTGGGTTTTTCTGCAGTAGCGGCTTTTTTGGCCGGTGGTCTGGAACCCGGATTTTTATTGGGTTTTTTCTCGGCTTGTCCGGTTTTAGCCGGCTTTTTGCCAACAGTGAGCAATTCGAAATCAATTTTCTTGTCGTCGAGATTGACCCGTACTACTTTTACCCGCACTGCATCGCCCAGGCGATAACGAACACCGGTACGTTCACCGTATAAGTGATGGCTGGTGGCATCAAAATTGAAATAATCACCTTGCAAGGAGGCAATATGAACCAGACCTTCCACATAGATGGCCTGTAATTCCACAAAGAAACCAAATCCGGTAACTGCTGAGATAATGCCTGGAAATTCCTGGCCGATCTTGTCCAGCATGTATTCGCATTTCAGCCAATTGACCACATCGCGGGTGGCCTCATCGGCACGGCGCTCATGCATGGAACAATGCTCACCCAGTTGCTGCATGGCGGCATAGTCGTAGCTAAAGCTGGCGGGGGATTTGCCGGCCAGGGTATGGCGAATAGCGCGATGCACCAGCAAATCCGGATAACGACGGATAGGCGAGGTGAAATGAGCATAGGCATCCAGCGCCAGACCAAAATGGCCTTTGTCTTCCGGGCTGTAAACGGCCTGGGACATGGAGCGGAGTAATACGGTTTGAATGAGATGAGCATCTTTGCGGGTTTTTACTGAATCCAGCAGATGCATATAATCCAGTGGCCGGGGATTGACGCCACCGCCCAGGTGCAAACCTAATTCGGAAAGAAAGGTTTTTAAGCTTAATAGTTTTTCGCTGCCTGGGCCGTCATGGATGCGCAACAGGTGCGGCATTTTCTTTTTCTTGAGAAAATGTGCGGCGGCGGTATTGGCGGTGATCATGAACTCTTCGATGAGTTTATGCGCGTCATTACGGACTACCGGGACAATTTCTTCAATTTTACGGTTTGCCCCGAAAACAATGCGGGTTTCCTGGGTATCAAAATCCATTGCGCCGCGTAATTCGCGCTGACGACGCATCAGTTTGTACAAGCTGTACAGACTTTCCAGATGCGGCAATAACCGGGCGTGCTTTTTGATCAATGGTTGATCGCCATCTACCAGCATTTTGGCAACTTCGGTATAGGTAAGCCGGGCGTGGGAACGCATGACGGCCTCATAAAAGCGGGACCTGGACACCTGACCGCCGGCGTCGATTAATATTTCGCAGACCATACATAAACGATCTACCGCTGGATTCAGCGAACATAGACCATTGGACAAGATTTCCGGCAGCATCGGAATAACTTTTTCCGGAAAATACACGGAGGTGCTGCGATTTTTGGCTTCAGCATCCAAAGCGGTACCGATATGAACATAGTGAGATACGTCGGCTATGGCAACCAGCAGTTTCCAGCCTTTTTCGGTTTTTTTGGCATAGACCGCATCATCAAAATCGCGGGCATCTTCACCGTCTATGGTTACCAGTGGCAAAGCGCGAATATCAACGCGATTTTCTTTGGCAGCTTCCGGGACTTCGGGGGTCAAACTTTGGGTTTCTACCAGTAGCGCATCGGGCCAGGTATTAGGTAATTCGTAAGAGCGGATGGCCATTTCAATTTCCATACCGGGAGCCATATGCGACCCCAGTACTTCAACAACCCGACCAATAGGCTGACAATGGGCAGTGGGCTGCTGGATAATCTCCGCCACCACAATTTGACCATTTTTGGCGCCGCCGGTATCTTCTTTGGCTATCAGAACTTCGTGATTGATTTTTTTGTTATCGGGCATGACTAAAGCCACCCGTCCTTCAACAAAAAACCGGCCGACTACCTGATGGGTGTTACGCTCTAAAATCTCCACCACACTAGCTTCGCGGCGACCGCGCCGATCCAAACCAGAAACTCTGACACTGATTTTGTCGTAGTGCATCAGTGGCTTCATTTCTTTGGGAGAGAGAAATAAGTCGTCGGAACCGTCTTCCGGCTTTAAAAAACCAAAGCCTTCCGGATGACCAAGTACTCGGCCAACAATGATGTTTTGACCATCACCCAGGCAATATTTTTGTTTGCTGTTAAACAGCAGTTGGCCATCGCGTTCCATGGCTCTTAAGCGCCGGCGCAGGGCTTCCAGTTCGTCGGCTGATTCCAGGGCAAAGCGTTCGGCTATTTGTTGACGTCTGAGGGGTTTGCCACTTTGCTGGATAAGCTGCAAGATCAATTCGCGGCTGGGGATGGGGTTTTGATATTTTTCGGCTTCGCGTTGCGCAAAGGGATCTTCTACAGTTTTGAAGTCAATGTCCTGACTTTGATTTGATGTCATGGCATTTTTTTAGATAGTGGCGGCCGACTTCGGCAGACGTTAGATAAAGTCATCACTCAGTTTGGTTTTTCCATTTTATAAATATAGCCAATATACCACTATCTTTTGACTTATTGGACTGAATAATCAAAACCAGGCATTTATATGTTTTCCCAGCTTAAATTCCAGCACAATCGCCGCTATCTGCCTGAGACTAAAGCTGATGTTGAGGGAACATCGCCCAACACCAGAGTCAGCCGATTAATTCTGATTTTGCCAACTACCTAACGGGGCGAGATAGTCAATGCGCCCAAGGTAACGCCAATATCTATACCCCTGCCCTTGCCGGATAAGGCTAGAGAGATTTCACCTCTGGTCAGCACTTGAGCATCAACAGATTTGGTTGCTCCGGCATGACCTTCAAGAGACACGAAGGTGCCGTAAATTTCATTTAAACTAGTCACGGAGGAAAACACCCCGGTGCCTTCGATTTCCGATTTACCGATGGTGAAACCTATGCTCTTGGATGCCAAATTAACCTGGGCTCGCTGGCCGTTACTGCAACTAATATTACCAATGCCGTCGTATTGTTTGTAAACCAGCGAAAATCCACTCAATTTATAGGTCATTGTGCATGAGGTAGTGCTTTCAGCTAACGCCGGACGACTGCCGACCAGGCAAATACCAATAACACTGAGCATTGCAAAAATTTTAGAAAACTTGTTGTGCATTTTTGTCTCCATGATCCTGGGAAGAAATCGCATTAATTGCGCTGATTATAATATCACTGCATTCACTGTGCCGCATTTAAGGACAAAACCGAAGTAATATCTGCAGCATTAGCTTGCTCCAACTCAGGTGACAGTATATAGATGCGATTGATATCAACCTGACTTTTTTCTATCATGTACTTAGAAATAGCATTGGCTCTGGCAATTGCCAAATCATTCAGCTTTTGGGCATCGGGCAGCATCACAGCTTCCAATTTCTGCCGCGCGACTGTGTAAAATTCCGCATCCGGCTGGGACTTGATGCGTGGCCTACCCAACAGCGAGTAATCGATGTCGGCCGGAAACACTTCTTTGAAAAACTTTTCCAGCAAGCGTTTATATTCATCTTCGGACAATTCGATATATTCGGACCGAATTTTTTTGCCGGCATCTCTTAACTCGCCGGATTTCATTTTTTTGAGGATATCGGTTAAAGCATCAAACCGCATCTGCGGCCAGTCCAGAACCTGATAAGCTTTGCCTTTTACTTCCAAAGTCAGGCCTGGCTTGCTTTGTAAGGCTTTGCCCAGTTGATCAAGCTTTGCCGTTTCCTGACTGTCCAACTCAGCACTTCCGGCAGTAAATTTAACTGCGCTGTAATCGTGTTCATCACTTAATAAATCCCCAAAAGCCTGAAACGGTGACGAGACCAGTTTAGTAATGAGATTGCCGACTACATCTACTATCAAGGCCCCAACACTAAACTGAGGGTCGTCCAGGCTTCCAGTTACCGGAAAATCCAGATTAATTTTGCCGTCGGCATCTTTCAGCAAGGCTATGGCCAATCGCAAGGGTAAAGAACTGGCATGGGGGTTTTCCACTTGCTCACCCAGGGTGAGCTGATCGATAAAAATTTTATTCTGCGCGGTGAGATTGCCATGATCGACCTTGTAACTCAAATCCAGCGCCATCTGGCCTTTTTCAATTTTATAACCGGCAAAATCGGCCATATACGGCGTAATCAAAGGCAAGGGCATGTGGGAAAAATTCAGGGTAATATCGGAATTGGCGGTATTGAGCTGATAAAAACCTTTGATGTTGACCTGAGCGATGTCATAAACCTTGCCGCGCAGCAGTAATTTAAGCTTGGCGTTTTGCTGCGAGGTAAATCCATCGACAGCACCATTCAGCGCATTCATTTCGGCAATAAACGGCAAAATCAGGGAATAATCGGCAAAGTCGGATCGACCATCCTTGACTTCAACACTGCCGATACTGAACAGCGGATTTTTTTCTGGCGTAACGGGCGCCGGGGCTGGTACTTCTGCCGGCGCGGTTTTCGATGTGGTTTTTGTGGGGATAATATCTGCCAGATTAGTACGATGGTCTTTTTGAATAATAAAGCGCAGATATGGCCGGTCGAATAATACCTTGGCTAAATTAAAACTTTGCTGGGCCAAATCAATATCGATTTGTTGGAGCTGCAAATCGGCCCATTTCAGAAAATCTTTGTTTACCACTTTATCGCGGGTGAGCAGATCAGCGATATCGGCATCGCCGTGAAACACCAGTTGCAGATTATCAGCCTGCTTTACCTGCAGATTGCCGTGACTGTTAAAGCTGCCATTGACCAATTCCAGATTCAGATAGTTATCCAGATAGCTTTGAAAGTCTTTTAAGTGTATGCCATTGATGTCCAGCGTCAAATCTGCGGTCATGGGCTTAAGGCTGATATTGCCGTTAACTTTTAGATTACCCTGTTGATTAAAAACGGCGCTGAACTGCATCGGCAAAGGCTCGGCCTGGGCATTGCCGAATTTGCGCAAATTAAAATTAATGGCGCTTAGCTGTAAAACCGGTGGGATTTTCTGGCTTTGATCGCTGAATTGGATTTGATAGTTTTTGAGCAGCAATTCGTCAAGGCAGATATGCCAGTCTGGCTGGGATTTAACCGGCGCTGCCGGAGTAGCGGCAGGTTCAGTTGTGGCATCTGGGCTTGGAAACAAGGCTTGATAATTGATAAGGCCATCTGCCTGCCGCCAAGCTTTAATGGCGGCATCGTTACTGCTAAGCTGGGCGATAGTGAGTTGTTTTTGCTTGAGATCGGCGCTGATACCGGTCAACACAGTAACAGGCAGATCAATTAAGGCTTCACCCCGACTTTTTTCGACAATTTTGAGTTGCTTAATGGCAATTTCGCCATGTTCAACCTTAGCATTTAATATGTTTTCCAGCACCGCAGCCTGATAATCGGCTTGGACATTCACATGACCATCCGATATTTCCAAGGGCAGGCTTTCCTGACCCAGCAGTTGCCAGATTTTAGCTAAATCCAGGCTTTCCAACTGCAAATGCCCCTTGGACTCCAGAGGTATCAGACTTAATTCGCCTTGCCATTGCAAACGTCCGCCAGAGGCTATTTGCAAACTAAAATCGACCCCAGCTTTTGTTTCATCAAGCGTAGACAAATGGCTGACACTAAGATTAATCGGCAAAATGGATTCACGGCGTGATGTTCCAGACTGACTATCCTGCCAGTGGGCTTCACCGTTTTCTATGCTTAAGCGACCAACCAGAAAAGCCGGCAGTTTGGTGCCGCCCTGCGACTCCGGCTGTGGGCTGTGTTTGACCGGCATACTGGTGAAATTAAAGCTGCCGTTGGCGTGGCGATGCACATACGCACTGGGCTTAAGCAAGGTAATATCCTCAACCACCAGCGCCAGATGACGGATGGATGCCAAAACACCAACATTAACCGCCAGTTTCTCAAAACCGGATAAGGGCTGCCCCTCAGCTTCCGCCAGTGAAAACCCGGTTATAGCCAATTCCATACTGTACGGATTGAAACTTACTTGGCTTAGCTGAGCTTGCCAGCCGGTGTTTTCCAAAATTATCGCCGGCAATTTAGTCCGCAATAAAGTCGGTAATATATAAAAACCCAGTAAGGTATAAAACGCCAGAGCAAAACAAAATACAGCGGCGATAATCTTTTGGTTTTTGGTAATCGCCATCTGTGCGTTGCTCCTGACTTAATGCAAGCTGTTTAACAAGTCCGCTTCTATTCGGCACCCACCTAAATCGGGATAATCAGCAATATTCTGTTCAAAATCCCGAAAAGCCGGGTGCTGTAGAGTGATACGGACTATTTTGCCCTGCACCAATTCAAACTCCAACGCTCCACCTTTTTCACGCGGACTGCCGGGCTTGGTGGCAAATAGAATAATCCCGATATTTGCCAAAGGCTGCCCCTGTTCCTGAGCCGGACGGGCACAACTATAACTCTCCACATTCAAACCCAAAAACATAGCGGCTAATTGGCCGGCGTTAATCACCACGCCCTCGTCTGGAATCACCGGCACTTGCAGCATAGCTTCCAGCCCGAAATTGCTTAAATGATTTTGTACCAGGACACTACCGTTGCCACTTTTATCAGTATTTAACAACGGATAAAGCTGGTGGGTCATTTCGTCTTTATCAGGATTTTTGACCGCGGCCAACAATTGCCGGGCCAGTGCTTGTATGGTATTGATAACCCCTTCTTTTTTCAAGCGCGAACTGGTGATTTGCTCCCAGTCCTGTGGAGTATTGACAGACAATTTCATGTTTTTCATAGCAATATAATCTTCATCTGCCAAACAACCGGCAAAGCCATTACTATGATATTGCTCAAGCAGCTTGGGCCTGAGTTGGTCGGTCATGGCCAATTGCTGGGAAATATTGAAATTTTTCCAATCAGGTGACTGATTAAGAAAATAATACAACACAGCATCGCGATCGTATTTATTAAAGCCCAGATCTTTCATGACCAGTTTGAGTTGGCGACACTGACTTTCCACCTGGCTGTAATTTTGCCAGTCCGGCTGGAGATTGGGTTTGTCGGCCTGATTAAGCTGATCCAACACTTGCCGAAGCGGCATCTGGCCGCCGGCACTCTGAATGGGAACATGCCAAAGTTCCGGCAAAGATAAGTCGTGAGCATCCGGCAGCCCGTCGCTACCGGTTTTGAGTAACAGTGCGGGGGTAATTTCCGGATAAATTCGCAATTCCCCAAGCAAGCTGGCTTCAGAAGTCCAAAATTTGGCGCCGCCATCTATGACTTGATAAACCGGCAAGCGGTCTCCAACCAGACTACCGCTATCGCCGCTTAATTGCACATAGGCCGGCAGGGTATGGGTCTCGGAGCTGACTTTGGTAGCCGGCGGAGCTTTAACTGCCGCCTGCTGGCTGCCGTCCACCCAGGTACCGGCCAGTTTACCCATCACCGCAACACCGGTGCCGACACCGGTTAATGCCAACAAATTACCGGCGGCATTGACATCATTGACAACTTGACTGAGATTGCTGTCGTGGCTGTTACTGGTGAGAAAACTGTAATCAAGCTGGGTATCTTTAGCGGCATCCAGTCGCAACCAGGGAGTTAAATTAGCTTTTTTGGTTTCCAGTTTGAAATGACAGGTGCCGATGGCAGCCTGATATAAAAATCCGCTGACTTCCTGTTTAAGCTTGATGGCATCATTACGCACATTGAACAATAAAGCGGCAGAAATGTCCGCGTTTTCGTAGTGAGATCCCATGTCACTGCAGCCGTTTTTTAAGGCATTGCCACCTTTAAATTCAAATTCGGAAATAAGTTGCACATAGTAATCATCAGCCGCCACCCCAGCCTGACCTTTTAAGGGTTTTAGCGGCGTGATTTCGGTTTTTGGATAATCCACGGCCAATTGACGGGTGCTGCCGCAAGCTTGCAACAACACGAGAGCCAATAAACTGATTTTTATTACTGTATCTTGGCGTAACACCATTATCTAATCCTAAAGTTACCTAAGTGCAAGTCAATCGATTGTAGTTTGCTCAGAAATCCTGTTTGAAACGATGTATCTGCCGGCGTTGTTTTTTATTGGGTTTATGTTCACGTTCGGAAGGATGGATTAAAGCCTGTTGCTGCTTATGCAGTTCTTGCTGTTGCAGACGTTTGTTGACGCTGGCGGGATCTTCCAGATACATTAAAACCGCATCTTTGGCGGCCCGGCGCTGTTTGGTCAGAGCGGTGACACTGATTTGCCAAGTATAGCCATCCTTGCTAATGGTAAGCACATCGGTTAATTTTACATCTTTACCCGGCTTACAGCGTTGACCATTGATATGAACTTTACCGCCACTAACAGCATCTGCTGCTAACTGGCGAGTTTTGTAAAAACGCGCCGCCCACAACCATTTATCTATTCGTTCTTCGTTTAATTCAGCCATATCCGGCTCCGCTACTCAAGTCCATAGTGTAACTATTGTTGATGGGGCTTGGAAGGATTTTAACGCTGGCACAGTTTGGGCAACGACAAAGCCGAACAGATTGACCAGTACTGTTTAAATGACAACAAATACCCGGCATTTTGCATCTGCCCGGTTCTATAAGTTCGCCCTCATGGTACAATTTTGCAATTTATTGTTTTAGTTGGTTGACCGCGTGAAAATAAATCCGGTTTTTCGAGTGTTAGTGTGGAGTTTCCTTGCAGTTAAATCTGTATGGGCAGCCGAC
Coding sequences within it:
- a CDS encoding DUF748 domain-containing protein; translation: MAITKNQKIIAAVFCFALAFYTLLGFYILPTLLRTKLPAIILENTGWQAQLSQVSFNPYSMELAITGFSLAEAEGQPLSGFEKLAVNVGVLASIRHLALVVEDITLLKPSAYVHRHANGSFNFTSMPVKHSPQPESQGGTKLPAFLVGRLSIENGEAHWQDSQSGTSRRESILPINLSVSHLSTLDETKAGVDFSLQIASGGRLQWQGELSLIPLESKGHLQLESLDLAKIWQLLGQESLPLEISDGHVNVQADYQAAVLENILNAKVEHGEIAIKQLKIVEKSRGEALIDLPVTVLTGISADLKQKQLTIAQLSSNDAAIKAWRQADGLINYQALFPSPDATTEPAATPAAPVKSQPDWHICLDELLLKNYQIQFSDQSQKIPPVLQLSAINFNLRKFGNAQAEPLPMQFSAVFNQQGNLKVNGNISLKPMTADLTLDINGIHLKDFQSYLDNYLNLELVNGSFNSHGNLQVKQADNLQLVFHGDADIADLLTRDKVVNKDFLKWADLQLQQIDIDLAQQSFNLAKVLFDRPYLRFIIQKDHRTNLADIIPTKTTSKTAPAEVPAPAPVTPEKNPLFSIGSVEVKDGRSDFADYSLILPFIAEMNALNGAVDGFTSQQNAKLKLLLRGKVYDIAQVNIKGFYQLNTANSDITLNFSHMPLPLITPYMADFAGYKIEKGQMALDLSYKVDHGNLTAQNKIFIDQLTLGEQVENPHASSLPLRLAIALLKDADGKINLDFPVTGSLDDPQFSVGALIVDVVGNLITKLVSSPFQAFGDLLSDEHDYSAVKFTAGSAELDSQETAKLDQLGKALQSKPGLTLEVKGKAYQVLDWPQMRFDALTDILKKMKSGELRDAGKKIRSEYIELSEDEYKRLLEKFFKEVFPADIDYSLLGRPRIKSQPDAEFYTVARQKLEAVMLPDAQKLNDLAIARANAISKYMIEKSQVDINRIYILSPELEQANAADITSVLSLNAAQ
- a CDS encoding NAD(P)/FAD-dependent oxidoreductase: MISQSRRQFLKWAAASGLISLSACSGLSKTAAPAQVVVIGGGFGGATVAKYIRLLDNSIKVILIEPKAKYITCPASNWLFAGMVGLQDLSVDYQALTSQYGVQVVSSSVTSVDTTRRRVLLADQQSITYDRLIMAPGIDFHWDRLPGYNQELADKFPHAWQAGRQTRLLQQQLQAMPAGGLVVITVPADPYRCPPGPYERASMIACWLKQHNPRAKLIILDAKTSFSKQKLFEAGWAKYFGYGSANSLIEWHALTDNPIIGLDAKTATLETYFGDKFQAQVLNIIPPQQAGLIARQTELTDAGGWCPVAPQSGLSTFQDNIHIIGDAANYAPIPKSAFAANSEAKVCALAVVSLLNQQPLPEAQWLNTCYSLVTPEHGISVAGVYQLSTERKIAAVPSAGGVSALNGISNQPQLEANYAKSVYRSLVADSFA
- the rnr gene encoding ribonuclease R codes for the protein MTSNQSQDIDFKTVEDPFAQREAEKYQNPIPSRELILQLIQQSGKPLRRQQIAERFALESADELEALRRRLRAMERDGQLLFNSKQKYCLGDGQNIIVGRVLGHPEGFGFLKPEDGSDDLFLSPKEMKPLMHYDKISVRVSGLDRRGRREASVVEILERNTHQVVGRFFVEGRVALVMPDNKKINHEVLIAKEDTGGAKNGQIVVAEIIQQPTAHCQPIGRVVEVLGSHMAPGMEIEMAIRSYELPNTWPDALLVETQSLTPEVPEAAKENRVDIRALPLVTIDGEDARDFDDAVYAKKTEKGWKLLVAIADVSHYVHIGTALDAEAKNRSTSVYFPEKVIPMLPEILSNGLCSLNPAVDRLCMVCEILIDAGGQVSRSRFYEAVMRSHARLTYTEVAKMLVDGDQPLIKKHARLLPHLESLYSLYKLMRRQRELRGAMDFDTQETRIVFGANRKIEEIVPVVRNDAHKLIEEFMITANTAAAHFLKKKKMPHLLRIHDGPGSEKLLSLKTFLSELGLHLGGGVNPRPLDYMHLLDSVKTRKDAHLIQTVLLRSMSQAVYSPEDKGHFGLALDAYAHFTSPIRRYPDLLVHRAIRHTLAGKSPASFSYDYAAMQQLGEHCSMHERRADEATRDVVNWLKCEYMLDKIGQEFPGIISAVTGFGFFVELQAIYVEGLVHIASLQGDYFNFDATSHHLYGERTGVRYRLGDAVRVKVVRVNLDDKKIDFELLTVGKKPAKTGQAEKKPNKNPGSRPPAKKAATAEKPNKAKAKKRRSS
- a CDS encoding RNA-binding S4 domain-containing protein, coding for MAELNEERIDKWLWAARFYKTRQLAADAVSGGKVHINGQRCKPGKDVKLTDVLTISKDGYTWQISVTALTKQRRAAKDAVLMYLEDPASVNKRLQQQELHKQQQALIHPSEREHKPNKKQRRQIHRFKQDF
- a CDS encoding DUF2380 domain-containing protein produces the protein MKIFLLMLCTYLLPVYADAKPRIAVLDFELNDITSLPNTPAERQRTAGFAPLLISTLNAGSHFTALSVAAASQQQANAGFGYLFRYPEQAAPLGQMNQADWVIVAQHSKPSFLYSELWVYLVEVKTGKTLTSYHIELKGNHDKVSQRAITALAAKIETTLAGGG
- a CDS encoding c-type cytochrome translates to MKRLILFCIVSSLSRFSQAELSSAGIANNCRNCHNSAATEPVLSSLPSLTAAQLSSKLLDFKYDRIPATLMPRIAKGYSDAQLNAVAEYLGRH
- the rlmB gene encoding 23S rRNA (guanosine(2251)-2'-O)-methyltransferase RlmB — its product is MMTTQLFGIHAVQAALEYSPQKIQRVLVDENRLDARLKQVLDELAALGLKPEKADRKKLDRLADGKNHQGIVISVELPAMRSEDQLKQDVAALTATPFYLVLDQVQDPHNLGACLRTADAVGAHGVIITKDNSASITPTVCKVASGAAETVPVYQVTNLARVLRWLKEQNIWIIGAAGEAEQTLYQLKLDMPIAIVMGTEGTGMRHLTRQHCDFLVKIPMVGQVESLNVSVAAGILLYETFRQKQLAAKPVV